The segment TCCAACTGGCTACTGGGCATCGTCGGTGGTGCCTGCCTGATCCTGGCCTGGTACGCCATCTTCCGTCCCATGCTTATCGCCTCGGGCGGCGACCCGTCGCTCGCCGCACTCGGCCTCACGGCCGCCGGCATCGTCTCGTGCACGCTGGGCATCGTCTGCCTGGGTGTGTGCGTGTGGCGCGATCCTGCGCGCTTCTGGATGCTCTCCATCGTCTTTATCGGCGTCATCGGCGCCACCCAGATGACTGCCTGACAGGAAAGCCGCCGGCTCAGGCGCCGGCGGTGACTCCCACGTGGCTGTAGCGGTGCGACGAGAGCACCGCATGACCGTTGCTTAGCTCGACCACGCCCTTCGCACCGAAGGGCAGCGTCCACTTGTCCTGGCCGTGGCCGAAGGCCAGCCCGCGCAGCATCGGCAGGCCACAGGCGTGGCTGAAGCGCTCCAGTGCATGGTCGATGTCGTAGCCGTTGTCGTACTCGCTGACGCGCTGGCCGCCCAGGCCGCCCAGCAGGATCGCGCGCTGGTTCTTCAGCACGCCTCCGAGCAGCAACTCGTAGAGCATGCGCTCGATGCGGAACGCCTGTTCGCCGGTCTCCTCGATGTAGAGGATGCCGTCGTCGACCACCGGCATATACGGCGTGCCAACGAGACTGCACAACGCAGAAAGGTTGCCACCCCATAGCGTGCCCTCCACCCGGCCCGCCGGGATGCCCTCGGGCACGGCCCAGCTGACATCCATGGACGGGCCTTCGAGGGTCTGCCAGAAGTGCCGCCAGGTGCCTTCGCGCAGATAGCCCGCGCCGAAGTCCTGCACCAGCATCGGCCCGTGCAGGCTGCCGATGCCACAGCGCGCCAGCATGGCGCACTGGATCACCGTGAAATCGCCATGGCCCACCAGCACGCAGCGTCCTTCCGCGAAGCGCGCCTTCAGCCCCTCGTAATCGA is part of the Luteibacter pinisoli genome and harbors:
- a CDS encoding LD-carboxypeptidase, producing MPKRLDIRLLAPSGYAEDRAACQRAIERLVAAGHTVRGSEVVDRVALRFAGSDEQRAADINQLASPDHPLPDVAMAICGGYGAIALLDKLDYEGLKARFAEGRCVLVGHGDFTVIQCAMLARCGIGSLHGPMLVQDFGAGYLREGTWRHFWQTLEGPSMDVSWAVPEGIPAGRVEGTLWGGNLSALCSLVGTPYMPVVDDGILYIEETGEQAFRIERMLYELLLGGVLKNQRAILLGGLGGQRVSEYDNGYDIDHALERFSHACGLPMLRGLAFGHGQDKWTLPFGAKGVVELSNGHAVLSSHRYSHVGVTAGA